In bacterium (Candidatus Blackallbacteria) CG13_big_fil_rev_8_21_14_2_50_49_14, a genomic segment contains:
- a CDS encoding N-acetylmannosamine-6-phosphate 2-epimerase → MFNLETLHHALIVSCQPEADEAFYNHRFVTGMAQAALLGGAKGLRLNGPETIRHVRMQVEAPVIGLWKRTYPKSEVYITPTLADAEEILAAGADILALDATSRPRPGGESLAQIVTALKVKDVCLMADISTLEEGKEAERLGFDCISTTLSGYTPYSRQQKEPDFQLLQALKQAVSLPVIMEGRIWTPEQAMVAQELGAYAVVVGSAITRPQLIARRFVARMADPFAEI, encoded by the coding sequence TTGTTTAATCTTGAAACTTTACACCACGCTCTGATCGTTTCTTGTCAGCCAGAGGCTGATGAGGCTTTTTATAATCACCGTTTTGTTACGGGCATGGCCCAGGCTGCTCTTCTTGGTGGGGCCAAGGGTCTGCGCCTGAATGGGCCCGAGACGATCCGGCATGTGCGCATGCAGGTCGAGGCTCCCGTGATTGGGCTTTGGAAGCGAACCTATCCCAAGAGTGAAGTCTATATTACCCCCACTTTGGCAGATGCTGAAGAAATTCTGGCTGCCGGAGCGGATATTCTGGCCCTGGATGCCACCTCGCGTCCCCGACCGGGTGGAGAATCTCTGGCACAGATCGTCACAGCCTTGAAAGTGAAAGACGTGTGCCTGATGGCAGATATTTCCACGCTGGAAGAGGGCAAAGAAGCTGAACGTTTGGGTTTCGACTGTATCAGCACCACTTTGTCAGGTTATACCCCGTATAGCCGCCAACAGAAGGAGCCTGATTTTCAACTTTTACAGGCTTTGAAACAAGCTGTTTCACTGCCCGTGATCATGGAGGGCAGAATCTGGACGCCGGAACAGGCGATGGTGGCGCAGGAATTGGGGGCTTATGCCGTGGTTGTTGGTTCGGCGATTACGCGCCCCCAGTTGATTGCCCGCCGCTTTGTTGCGCGCATGGCTGATCCCTTCGCGGAAATTTGA
- the menC gene encoding o-succinylbenzoate synthase, whose translation MQLKKLWSYHLPLRVPLEMKYGLLEARQGLFFEIRRSDGSRGWGEVAPFPGLSTDSLQEAQTWLVQNAQDLRPSSAERFPALAWGLKMAQDDVFRRELHSVEIPLNALLTAADPLTLAQESAAYYAQGYRCFKLKVGFLDLLQDTRRVHAIFDATASDIQLRLDANRSWNLPEALARAQAWQDLPFAYIEEPLRDLADLSVLAQETAWSLVLDESLMAFQPEHLPWHTLAGIVLKPMLLGAAQTETWIQAARARNRTLTLSSVFESAWGLGFLALRAAQLKPVLPAGLDTWRVFSDSFLASPFRIQAGALILEPKMLDKPLLNTVYLKKIQF comes from the coding sequence ATGCAATTAAAAAAACTCTGGTCATACCATCTGCCCTTGCGGGTTCCTCTAGAAATGAAATATGGGCTTTTAGAAGCGCGTCAGGGTTTGTTCTTTGAGATTAGGCGCAGCGATGGTTCGCGTGGGTGGGGTGAAGTTGCCCCTTTTCCAGGTTTAAGCACGGATTCACTTCAGGAGGCTCAGACCTGGCTGGTTCAGAATGCTCAGGATCTCCGTCCTTCAAGCGCAGAGCGCTTCCCCGCTTTGGCCTGGGGGCTGAAAATGGCCCAGGACGATGTTTTTCGCAGGGAGCTTCACAGCGTAGAGATTCCTTTGAATGCACTTTTAACAGCAGCGGATCCCCTGACCCTGGCACAAGAGAGTGCGGCTTATTATGCCCAGGGCTACCGGTGTTTTAAACTCAAAGTGGGATTTTTGGATTTGCTTCAGGATACCCGGCGAGTTCACGCGATTTTTGATGCCACAGCTTCAGATATTCAGCTGCGCTTGGATGCCAACCGCAGCTGGAATTTACCTGAAGCCTTGGCCCGTGCCCAAGCTTGGCAGGATCTACCCTTTGCCTATATAGAAGAGCCTCTCCGTGATCTGGCTGATCTGTCGGTATTGGCCCAAGAGACGGCTTGGTCACTGGTGCTGGATGAGAGTCTGATGGCCTTTCAGCCCGAGCATTTGCCTTGGCATACGCTTGCTGGAATCGTTCTCAAGCCCATGCTCTTGGGGGCTGCTCAGACAGAGACTTGGATTCAGGCGGCCCGTGCCAGAAACAGAACCCTCACCCTCAGCAGTGTTTTTGAAAGTGCCTGGGGACTTGGTTTTCTTGCCCTGCGTGCTGCTCAACTCAAGCCCGTTTTGCCCGCCGGCTTGGATACCTGGCGTGTTTTTTCAGATTCTTTTTTGGCTTCTCCTTTTCGGATTCAAGCCGGAGCCCTGATTCTTGAGCCTAAAATGCTTGACAAGCCCCTGCTGAACACAGTTTATTTAAAAAAGATTCAATTTTGA